Genomic segment of candidate division TA06 bacterium:
GAGTTCAGTCTGGACTCAAGCCAAAGGGAGAGGAAAATCAGGAGTCAATAGAATAGTCTGGAATGGCTCTGACGTCATGGGGGAGAGGCTCAAATCAGGTATCTATTTTCTAAAACTGGGCACGGGCAGCAAATCCATCGTGAGCAAGGTGGTAATTCTTAGATGAAGACGAAGTGGATAAAGAGCCCAAATTGCGATGAGAGGGAATGCGAATGCATTAGTATGATTGTAATACACTATACTGCTCTTTCTCTTTCAGAGACAATCAAGAGATTCAAGGACAAAAACTCAGAAGCTTCCGCGCATTATATAATAGACAGAGATGGCAGTATCACACAGATGGTTAAGGATGAAAAAAAGGCCTGGCACGCGGGAGAGAGCGAGTTCGAAGGCAAATCGCATGTGAATGGCTTCAGCATAGGTATTGAGCTGGTGAACTGGGGACCCCTTAGAAAGAAGGGAGGCAGGTTCTACACCTGGAAGAACGACTGGTCAGAGCCGTATGACGGAGAGACTCCGGTAATATCAAAAGATGGCTGCTGGCAGCCCTTCTCAGAAGAACAGTATGAGTCGCTTGTGCAACTGATGAAGACCTTGTTAAGGAGATACCCTTCTATTACCAGGGAGAGGATAAAGGGGCACTGCGACCTCTGCGTTCCCAGGGGAAGAAAGATAGACCCTGGAGACGCCTTTGACTGGGGGAAAGTCCTTGGGGCTGTTTTCACCTGATGAGACCGTTTTTCATTCCCACACCTGACCACAAACGCAGATGCCTGGTCGAACGGGAACTTTGACCTGGATGCTGGAACGCGCCTGACCGGCAATGCGACATATCTACGCTATATGTTGATAGGGGACCGCTACAGCGAATGTCTCGACTCATGCATCGTTTACGGAGACCTCAAGTGTGCGTCTTTGAAGATGGAGTCGTGGGGGTTCATATTCAGCAGAGATTCAATTCCAGAATGGGGGCTGGGACCTGCCAATAGAGATGTAACCCTCATGGATACGTATAAAAAAGACTATGAGGGCGGAGAGTGGACTGGAACGTACGACCTCGTCAAGAGTGTGGGGAGCATGGTGATAGATGGGTATGTAGAGCGAGAAACGAGGTCAATTCCTGGAGATACTCCCCCGGGTGGTTCCACCATTGTGGCGTTGGATTGGCCTGTGCCCGCTGCCGGTCGATCTGAAAAGTCGCTGCACAGGATCCATTGTAGAAGAACCAGGCTGTAGTCCATCCACACGATATCTCGCATACATGCCGGTCCACGACTATTGATCCGTTACGTTTCGTTTGTGCATGTGTAACGTGTCGTATCAAGTGCGTGGACTTATTCCTCACAGGCAACAGAATAATCCTTTTAGCTTTTTCTGCTTCCCTGCAGCCAAACGGCGCAACTGGGGCCTATTTCCTCTCTCAGAGTGTGTGGAATTTTGCCGCGAAACGTTGCCTTCTGCAAAGCCAGGCCCGGTGTTATTGCCATCTCCGGTGGCAGCAGGGTCCTAAGTCTTTAGTATTTAGTGAGTTACGTAACGAGAAAAAGGTGTGGCATATTTGGCACGGTTATTGCGGAAAAAGATGTGTGGAACACGTTGATGCCTGGCCTGTAGGTCGTCAACTGACAGATCTCTGACACACTTCTCTAGCCGAAGACTTGCAGGTGGGTTCAGGAGGTTAATGGAACAATGATACGCGAAAGCAATCTACTCGATTTCTCGGGACTGATTAGCAAAAGCCCGAAGATGGAGTCTATCTTCGATCTCATAGACAAGGTTGCGGCTACGGCATCGACCGTACTGATCATAGGTGAAACCGGCAGTGGTAAGGAATTGGTGGCAAGGTCGATTCACACAAAGAGCAACAGGATAGATGAGCCCTTCATCACAATAAACTGCGCTGCCCTATCTGAGACTCTTCTTGAGAGTGAGCTTTTTGGGCACGAACGTGGAGCTTTCACAGGCGCATTCTCAAGGAAACACGGTCTTTTTGAGGTGGCTCATGGTGGGACCATCTTTCTTGACGAGATTGTGGAGATGTCACCAATGGTTCAAACGAAACTTCTTAGGGTTCTTGAGACAAGAAGCTTCAGGAGGGTCGGTGGAACTGACACGATCAAGGTGGATGTGAGACTGCTTGTGGCCTCTCAGGAAGATCTGAGAGAAGCGGTTCTCAAAGGTACATTCAGAAACGATCTCTACTATCGGCTTTCTACCATTACTGTAATGATTCCGCCTTTGAGAGAGAGGAAAGGGGACATACCGTATCTCACCGACCATTTCCTGGACAAGCTAGCAGAGGCGCACGATAAGCCCCGGGCCACAGTCTCACAGGATGTCCTGGACATCTTTTCCACATACGGTTGGCCCGGAAATGTGAGAGAGCTGGAAAACGTGATGGAGCGGGCATTTGTCCTTTCAAGTAATGGCGTGCTTACTGTGGACGACCTTCCAGCAAAGTTTAGGACAATGGAAAGGGTGAGAACGGTGGACGGGCTTCCTTCACTCGAGGACGTCAAGAAGAAACATGTCCTCACCGTGCTCAAAACTGTCCGAGGGAACAAAACCAAGGCCGCTCGTATTCTCGGTGTGGACAGGAAGACCCTTTATAGAATGATGAGAAACTGGAAGATAGAACTGAATGTCGAATAGCGAGACATGAAAGGAGGAGGAATGAACAGCACAATACTGGCGGTCGTGTCGGACTACAACAGCCGGACACGACTCTACCATCTGGCCTCAGAACTCGACCTAAGCATTGATTTCTGCGAAACGATTGGAAATGCGATTGGAAGACTCAAATTCTACAACTACTCAGCAATCATTGTTGATTTTGATAGCGTGTCGATCAAACCTGACGAGGTGGTAGAGGGATTGAGGAAAGTGGCGCTGGGGATTCCGATACTGGCAATTGTTAATAGAACGCAGGCTCGGTCTGCGGATCAGTTTGAGATCAGCCAGATAATTGCCTTAATCACAAAGCCAATAGACGCCAAGACCTTTTCCGAGGCGATGCAAAAACTCGCTGTCGTGTCAACCGTTTAAACGCAGGGCCGGGGGGTGAAGAATCTCCCCCGGCCCGAGCAGTATCTGGATGAGCGTGATCAGGCAGATAAAGAACCTACCATAACAAGGTCCAGGAGCCCTTATAGAGGAATCACACTGACCTTCTCGCCAGTTGAGATCGGCCCTACTTCTTCGGGGAGATAGACCAGGCAATTGGCTTTTACCATGGAGGTAAGAATTCCTGAGCCCTGAGGACCCGTCACGTCCACCACGAGAGTGTCCTCCTCACGCCGCACCTTTCCCCTCTTGAACTCCGCCCTTCCTTTCTGCTTGTCTATTGGACAGGTGGCTGTTGCGCTCAGTTTTTCTTTGAAAAACTTCTTCTCGCCCCTCATTTTCATGAGAGCAGGTCTTGCGAACAGCTCGAAACAGACCATGCAGGATACCGGGTTCCCAGGCAAGCCAAAGATTGGTTTCCCATCGGCAGTGCCGAAAGCGAGAGGCTTGCCAGGTTTCATGTTCACCTTCCAGAATTCATACTTGCCAATGGATGATAGGACGTCCCTGACGAGGTCGTATTGACCCATGGATACTCCACCAGTTGTCATAAGCAGGTCGCTCTTCTGCAAAGCTTCTTTAAATGTATTTTCCATCTCCTCACGTTTGTCCGGAATAATGCCCAGCTCGAGAGGGGTACAGCCAGTCTCCATGATGAGTGCGCGCAGAGAGTATCTGTTGCTGTCCCTTATCTTGCCAGGCGAAAGTGGTTCATCAATTTCCACAAGCTCGTCTCCAGTGGTTGCCAGAGCCACGACAGGCCTTCTGACGACGCTGATATGGGCTAGCCCCAGAGATGCGAGTACTCCGATCTCTGGTGGTCTAAGCAGAGTCCCGGATTTCAAAACAACCTCGGATCGCCTTATGTCTTCACCCTTCCTTCTTATGTGTTTTCCCTTTGGAACCGGGATTCTGACAAAGATTTGGTTTTCTTTTGCTTCGACATCTTCTATCATTACCACGGAGTCGGTACCGTCAGGGATTTCAGCTCCGGTCATTATCTTTGAACATTCCCCCTTCTCAATTCCAAAGGAGAGTCTGTCGCCTGCTCTGACTGTCGCTTTTATAGTCAGGCGGACAGGGCTGGTGCTCCTGGCTTTGGCCGTATCTACCGAGCGCACGGCGTAGCCATCCATAGCCGAGTTGTCAAAGGGTGGAACGTCAGCAGGAGAAACAATGTCCTGAGCGAGGACACACCTGAGAGCATCGGCTATGTGGACAGTATGAGGCTCCATTCTGTTCACGGCCTGTAGGATCCAATTCTGCGCCTCTTGTACTGACAGCATTTAGTGCTTCCCCTTTCTTGCTCTTCTCAGGTTTGAGGAAACCGTCTCTTTCAAAGATGATGGGACGTCGTTTGAATTGAGAAAATCTCCTACTGCTCTTTGGGCCTCGGGATCTTCTATGGTCGCCAAAAAGCCGGCCGCCTCTACCTTTTCCTCAGAGTTTCCATTTGCCAGTTTGGAGATGAGTGATCTCAATCCGTCCCTTTCTCCCAGGGAGAACATTGCTTCAGAAGCGAGAGTACTTATTCTTGCGTCCTCGGATTGCATGGCCTTGGCGAAGACCGGACGGAGAGACGCGTCTTTGAGCTGCGCAAGAACTCTCAGCGCCTCGAATCTGACCCTGAAACTGTCACAGTTAGCATCAGATATGAACCTCTCTTTGGCCGAAGTGTCACCCATGGCCTCCAGAGCCTTGATGGCTGCTGCACGCACAGGTACGTACCAATCTGAGAGCGCGGATTTCAATAAGGCCAGGCTTTTCTTTTCTTTTCTCCTCTCAAGCTCACTCACGGCTGCAAGCCTCACGTTTGACGAGACAGCGTCAAGCGCATCCTCCAGCGACGGATGTGGTGGTTTCTCGCCAGAGGTAAACTTCCCGTGCCTGGAGTACTCTTTTTCCAGCACAGACATCACCTGTGCCGAACTGAATTCACTCAATTTCTTCTCGCGCTGTTCCATTTTCCGTTTATTGAATATACCATGACATCCATCCACTTACCACCAGAAATTATCTGCTGAGGAACCCTGCCCAACAACCAGGGATGGAACAAATCGACCGGATCCGAAAATCGAAAATAGAAGATCGAAAATGGGAATCGGAAATAGAACACAATTTCTCCCTCTCCTCTGTCCTCTCCCTCAAGGGAGAGGAAGGGACGGGTTGCATTTTCGATTTTCTGCGGGGAGGGGAAATGGTGGTGGGGAATTTCGGGTGCGGTGTGGAGGACGGGATGGGAATTTCGTAATTTCCGGTAATAGGTGGGGGCAGGGTTTCCCTGCCCAATAATTCTCAACGGCGTTGAGAGAAGACACGTGAAGTCGGGTTCACCCCGAAGGGGTGAAATACGGGTCTAGCCATTTTGCGTAAGTTCGTCTATCAGATGTCGCACTTCTTCTTCTGTGTTGTAGAAGTGGAAGGAAACTCGGATGGCGCCTTCTCTCTTGGAGAGGATGAAGTTCTTCTCTTTCAGTCTGTTGTAGAGTTTATCCACGTCTTTACAGGTGAAGGCAACAATGCTTGACCGCCTGGCATCGTCAGTAGAGCTCAAGATCTCGTAGCGGCTTGTCCCAAGATAATCGAGCAGCAACTGGCAGGAGAGACTTGAGGACCTCCAAATCTCATCTATGCCGATCTCAAGGATCAGCTTCAGAGATTCTCTAAGCGCATAGTAGTCTGCATAAGGGTACGTCCCCAGTTCAAACTTCCTCGCTCCTGGAAATGGGTCGAACCTTCTGGTCAGCAGGTTCTCGAAGTCGAAGCTGCTCATAACAGACAGCCAGGTGGTGAATGCTGGCTTCAGCCAGTCTTGAGTCTTCTCGCTTATGTAAGCGAAACCGGCCCCCTGAGGTCCCATCAGCCATTTACCTCCACCACAGGCGAGCACATCTATTTCATAATCCTTCACATCAAAGTCCATCACTCCGACAGATTGCATGCCGTCTACGACCAGTGTCACTTTCTTTCTCTTGCAGAGTTCTCCTATGGCCTTCAGATCAGGTCTGTAACCTCTTGAGTAGTCAACCATGCTCAGCGATACCGCCTTGGTCGTATCATCAATTGCCGCCTCTATTGTCTGAGGAGTGACGCAGCCTCTCTCCAGCTCCGCAAACTGTATCTGCACCCCTTTGGACTTGAGGTTTGCCCAGGGATAGTAGTTGGAGGGGAACTCATTAACAGCGAGAACTACGCTCTCTCCTTCTTTGAAATGAATGCCATGAGCAGCGAGATTGATACCCATGCCCGTATTGGGAAGTAATGCAATCTCAGACTGCGAGCAACCAAGAAGTTTTGCAAGGTCTCTTCTTGTTTCAGCCAGTACCTCAAAGGCTTCGTCGTCTATCTCTTCACCGCTCTTTACGCTCTTTTCGAGGAAGGCATACATGGCCTGGAGAGACCGCTTGGGCATGGGGGAGCGGCTGGCGTGATTGAAATAGATGCATGACTCTGTATGCGGAAATTCATTTCTATATTCGGAGAGACAGGATATTTTCCTCTTTTTTCCCATACTCCTACCTCTGACATTGGGTCTTCCTTTGGGCACGAGACATGTTCTGCCCGCTTCCTCGCATGTCAGAAGACCCTATGTCTTGTGATGCTATCACACTCGACTGCGCCATTCAATGGTAAAGCGGAAGCCCGGCCCACAAACGTTGAACTCTTGAACCTTTGAACCGGTGTGGTCAGGCGGGGAAGAGATCTTCTGTGTAAGCAAACAGGGAAAATATTCCCCCGGTGTGTATGAAGAGCACGCGGCTTTTTCTGGGAATCCTCCCATTTGATACTAGGTCCAGTAAGCCGTACATGGCTTTCCCGGTGTATACAGGGTCAAGGACTATCCCTTCAGTCCGGGCCACTCTGTTTATGAGTTCTATCACCTGGGGATAGGGTTTGGCATAGCCGTCTCCAACATAGCCTCCCACCACTTCTATCTCTTCCTTTTTGAACGAAAGTCCAAGACTGAGCTTGGAATTGGCTTCAAGGCAGATTCCATATATCTTTTCTATGAAATGCTGAGGAGTCTGGCAGACATTGACGGCCAGAAGTCTGGCCTTCAGGCCGAAGATTTTTTTTCCTATCAAAAGCCCTGCGTGGGTTCCTCCTGACCCGCAGGCGAAGACGATGAAATCAACAGTAATCCTGGCAGCATCCAACTGGTTCCTGATCTCCTCAGCGGCCCTCACATAGCCCATTGCACCCAGCCAGTTTGATGCTCCCTCAGGAATGACATACGGTTTTCTGCCCATGGAACGGAGCCTTTCCGCCTCACTAGACATGATGTGGTCAATTTCTATGTATTCTTCTTCAGATATTACATTAATCTGAGCTCCTAATAGTCTATCCAGCAAAAGGTTGCCTTCTACAGATGTGGTTTCCTTTCCTTTCAAGAAAAGGATGCACTGAAGACCATATCTGGCTGCCACTGAGGCGGTTGCTCTGGAGTGGTTCGACTGAATTCCTCCGCATGTGATCAGGGTATCTGCTTCCTGATTCAGGGCATCAGCCAGGACGAACTCCAGTTTCCTTATCTTGTTTCCTGAGTTGAGACAGCCGGTCAGGTCGTCCCGCTTCAGGAATAGTTCGACCTCTTTCAGCTCGGCCGCCAATCGTGGAAGCTTTTCAATTCTGGTAGGAAGAAGAGCAAGGGATATGGAGGGTGGGTAGTTCATTCTGCTCTCTTTCTTCGGTCAGCTGTTCCTTTCCACACAGTATGCGGTAAGGAGCCGGAGGCTCTCTTTGGTTTCTGAATCTGGTATGGCTTCAAGGCTCATTGCTGCTCTCCTTGAAAACTCCTCTGCCAACGCCATAGATTTCTGGATGCCATCGTATCTTTCAAGAGTTTCAACAAGCCATGTCGTGTCCATCTTCTCCCTTCCCTTGAACATTGATGAGGCCCTTCTCTTCTCTTTTTCATTCATCGATGGAAGGGCGACTGTGAGAGGGAGGGTCGCGTTTCTTTCTGCAAAATCCTTGTAGCAACTCTTTCCCGTAGTCCCTTTCTCACATCTTAGATCCAGGCAATCGTCCCTTATCTGATAGGCCAGTCCAAGCAAGAGGCCGTAAGCTGCAAGTGAGCAGCAGACCTCGGAGTCAGCACACCCCGAGACTGCTCCGATTGAACAACAGGCTGACGTTAGAGATGCTGTCTTTTTGCCCGCCATCTGTATGTAGTCGCCCAATCCAGATCTGAGGTCACCCCTTCTGGCCAGTTCGTGGGCCTCGCCAGAACACATCATTGAAGTCGCCGTAGATAGTTGCTGCCTTAGACCGTTTGAGTTGGGCATCAGTTCAAAGGCTTTTGAGTAGAGGTAGTTGCCCAGCACCAGGGCACCGCTATGCCCCAGTCTCCTACTGGCAGCCACACTTCCCCTTCTTGTCTCAGCATGGTCAACAAGGTCATCATGGAGTAATGCAGCAGAATGGACAAGTTCCACTGCCGCGGCAAGCCGAGAGACATCGGCTCTACCACTGCCCAATCTTGATGAAAGGATAAGGAGCGCTGGTCTCAACCTCTTTCCCTTTGGAGAGAGCGCATCGCTGAGGGCTTCAGCAAGGTCTGAATCGATCTGCCGGGCAATAACGGCAAGCATGGATTCGACTTTGTTCAGGTCATTCTCGATTGGCCTGTAAATGGATTCCAGCTCAGGCATATCTTCTCTTCAAAGAGAGCACCCTATCTTGTAAGACAGTTTGTCAAGCTTTATGGAAAGATCCACATTTTCTACCATGATGTTCTTTGGGACAGAAACTGTGGTTGGAGCGAAGTTGAGGATGGCTTTAATACCACACTCTATGAGTTGATCTGCGACCTGCTGTGCAGACGAAGCCGGCACGGTCAATATCCCTATATCGATTCCCTCCTTGACTGCCACTTCTCTGAGGTGATCCATAGGTCTTATGACTGTCGATGCCATCTTTTTCCCGATCTTGCGTTTGTCATTGTCGAACAGAGCCACAACGTGGAAACCCTCTATTCTGAGCCTGTTGTATCCGTGCAGGGCACTTCCGAGGTGCCCCACACCCACGAGCAGGACCTTCTTGTCCTTATCCTTGCCAAGAATTCTACTCAGTTGACGCATCAGGTCGGCAACCTCGTATCCCACACCTGGGCTGCCGAAAGACCCGAAGCAGGACAGGTCTCTTCTCACTTGAGCAGCAGAGTGGCCGGTGATTTTGCCGAGCTCCCGAGAAGACACATAGCCCCTCTGAGAGGGTCTCAAATTGGAGACTACTCGATAGTATTCAGCCAGCCTGACCACTCCCGGGTCACTTATCTTCACCTGCTGTTCACGTTTGTGCATTTTTTCACAATCTCGTTCAAAAGTTAAGCCCGGGCCTCAGGCCGGGTGCAACTCCTGTATATACTATACAGCGAGTCCGTGTCAACCATAAAATGCCAACACCGGAGACAGGACCTTTAATCTAAGATCTGAGATCGAAGATCGTGAGACCAGGGACAAGCTCTGCAATCTCAGATCGCAGATCTAGGATCTAAGATCGCGAAGGGGTCTTTCACACTTGGATTGCCACGTCGCGCTAACGCGCTCCCCGCAATGACACATTCTTTTGCTGTTATGGGGTTTACCGTTGCTCTGATTTTCGATCTTCCCTTCGGGTGCTCGCATTCTTCAATGTTGAACCATGTTGAACCGGGGATGGGCGTGTGGGAGGAGGGATTGAACGGGGAGTGGGGATGAAGAGGGGAGTGAGGGAGTAGTAGTGGGGAATTTCGGGTGCGGTGTGGACGACGGGATGGGAATTTCGTAATTTCCGGTGATAGGTAGGGGCAGGGTTTCCCTGCCCGATAATTCTCGACGGCGTTGAGAGAAGACGGAGCCTGCCCGTCGTAGCTAAGCAGAGCGAAGACGGGCGAAGTTCAGTCTTGACACTTCCTTTTGCCGGGCATATACTGAAATTGGCCACATTGCCTGCGAGATTTCAGGACGGGAGCCGTGCATGGTTGCTGCAGTGAAGAATACGTCCAAGAAGGTGTCAGTCAATGCGATCCTGTTCCTCGTGAATTCCCTGGTTCAAAACGAGAGCATGAGAAAGTTTATATTGAAGAATATTGAGCACAGGATGTACCTTGATCTGATAAAGGAAAATCCTTACGGGCGGCCCGCCAAGGTGCAGGAGGAGAAGTTCTGGATGGGTAGAGCACTTCTCCATAGGATTCACGTAGCTCTGAGCAAGGGACACATCTCTAAGGAAGCTTCCAATGCCTTGCTCAAGGTTTTTCTCGGTAATGTCTTCTTCGGAGGCTTCTATAGCAGGAAAAAGTTCGTTGAGGAACACGGATTCAGGCCACCGCTGTTTATTACCATAAGTCCGACCATACTATGCAACCTGAGGTGTGCCGGTTGCTACGCAGATGCCGGCGCAAGTAGAGCCACCATTCCTTTCCACATACTTGATAGAATAATCTCTGATGCGAAAGAATCGTGGGGGATGCACTTTTTTGTCATATCTGGTGGTGAGCCCTTCATTTACAAGAGCGAAGGGAAGACATTTCTGGATCTGGCTGAAAAACACACCGATTGCTATTTCATGTCGTATACCAATGGTACTCTCATAGACAATAGGATGGCTGAGAGGCTGGCCGGACTGGGAAACATCACTCCCGCAATCAGTGTTGAGGGCTTTGAAAAGGAGACCGATGAGAGAAGGGGCAAAGGGACCTACCAGAAGATAATAAGGGCCATGTCCAATCTGAGAACGGTTGGAGTTCCTTTTGGCATCTCTGTCACCATAACCAAGGACAATGTTGACCTGGCGATGAGCGATGAGTTCATAGACTTCTATTTTGAGGAGCAGGGAGCGGCTTACGGCTGGATATTCCACTACATGCCCATAGGTAGAGGCATAACCCTCTCGCGCATGGTGTCGCCAGAACAGAGGGTCGGGATGATAAGTAGGGAGTGGGAATTGATCAGGGATAGAAGGATTTTTCTGGCAGATTTCTGGACTAGCGGCACCTCCTCTGACGGCTGCATCTCCGCTGCGAGGGCCGGTGGCTATTTCCACATAAACTGGAATGGAGACGTTACTCCTTGCGTCTTCGCGCCATACACGCAGCACAACGTTGTTGATGTCTATGAAAGCGGAGGGAGTCTCGACGAGGTGATTCAATCGCCACTTTTCAAGGCGATAAGGAAATGGCAGGATGATTATGCGTATGAAAGGAAACCCTGGGAACACGGAAATCTTCTAACGCAGTGCCCCATAAGAGACCACCACAAGGAGTTCAGGAAGATAGTTGTCACAACAGGCGCAAAGCCGGCCGATGAAGCTGCGAGAGAGTGTCTTGAGGATGAGAGCTATATGAGAGGCATGGATGCGTATGACCAAAAGATGAGCAGGCTTACAGACCGGCGCTGGCAGAGAGAGTATCTGGATCCGGAACTGAGACCCTGATCGTATGCATCTCGCATGAAGATAATAGGGGGGAGATTAGACTTCCCCTTTTTGTCATTGGTGACAAAAAAACGAGTACATGTTAGGTTCACCAGCTTGGCATAAGGTAGTACAGGAGACTGGATGATTTGAGAGAGATAAGCAGACGGTCAATCATAACGGGCTTGAGAATATTTCTGGCCATCACCATAGTCGTGGGAATGGGTGTTCTTATCTTCAGTGTCAAGGGTCTAACGTTTGGTGACCTTATCAAGAGAGAGACATGGGTTGTATTGGCCAGGCCCGGGACGTGGGCAGAGGTTGGCAGAGACCTGGTGCGGGCTCTGCGGAGTATGAGAATAGGTTTTCTTGTGCTTGCCACAGCCTTTATGATGGGAAGGCTCTACATGGACATACTGAGGGTTCAAATACTGAGTAAGGCAGCAGGAAAGTGGATGCCTTTCCGCTCGAGTGCTGAGTTCAATGTGGGAGGGCTCTTCCTGGCCGCAGTCACACCTTTTCAGTCTGGAGGGGTTCCACTTCAGCTCTATATCTGCCGAAGGTTGGGGCTTTCCATAGGAGCGGGAGGTGCGGTAATAGTATTTAGAGGTGTGCTCAGCGCGATAGTCTTTGTTCTCGTACTCCCCATAATGATCCTCTTCTTCAAAGAGTTCCTTGTAGGTCCTGTGGTGCGGCCTCTGGGTAGATATTTGATTGTGCTCTATGCGGTGATGTTTTCTCTTCTCCTTTTGGCTCTTTTCAGGCCAGGTGGAATGAAACGACATCTTCTCATGTTTGACTCCTACCTCAGGATAAAACGGATTGTGAGGACCGATCGGTTTGAAAGGTTCTACATGAAACTCTTTGAACAGATCGAAGAGTTCAGAAAGAGCGCGAGAGACTACTTCGGTCGCAGGAAGGCGCTGCTTGGAGCCGCGTTTCTTCTCTCGTGTGGGGCAGTGGTCTTGAATGCTTCTATTGCTCCTGCGATTCTCTATGGACTGGGCCAGACACCTTCTGTCGCGGCTTCATTCATTCTGGCAGTTCTTCTTCTATACATACTTGCCTTTGTTCCTACCCCTGGCGCGAGCGGGTTTGCTGAGGTTGGAGCATATTCCTTGTTCTTCTTTTTGATTGAAAGGAACCTTTTGGGCGTTTTTGTCCTGCTGTGGAGGTTCTTCACTCTCTATTTGGGAGCTTTTCTGGGCGGCGTTCTTCTTTTGAGGATGCTGAGAGGAGGGGTTAGTGTCGGCTCAGTCTTCTCGCAATCATCGCAGACCAGAGGCTAAGTACTGCTATGAAGAAGCCAAATACGAGATTGTTCAGCTTTGCGCCGCCGCCAATAACAAATGCTGACAGCATAAACCATACCCCTATATAGAACACAATCCATATCTGCCACATGGTCCTATTCCTCGTATCGGGGAAGAGGGTGGAAGTATTTTCCACCCTCTCCGTTTTTCATATAGCCGCCAGGATGGTTTACATGAAATGATAATTCACGCCGACCAGAATGTAGAGTGCGTTCGTGTTTGGCGTACTTTCTACAGGATCAGTTTCTTCGATATCTTCCGAGGTCAATATATAATGGTCCCTTAGCTCCAGGAAAACCCCCAG
This window contains:
- a CDS encoding sigma-54-dependent Fis family transcriptional regulator, translating into MIRESNLLDFSGLISKSPKMESIFDLIDKVAATASTVLIIGETGSGKELVARSIHTKSNRIDEPFITINCAALSETLLESELFGHERGAFTGAFSRKHGLFEVAHGGTIFLDEIVEMSPMVQTKLLRVLETRSFRRVGGTDTIKVDVRLLVASQEDLREAVLKGTFRNDLYYRLSTITVMIPPLRERKGDIPYLTDHFLDKLAEAHDKPRATVSQDVLDIFSTYGWPGNVRELENVMERAFVLSSNGVLTVDDLPAKFRTMERVRTVDGLPSLEDVKKKHVLTVLKTVRGNKTKAARILGVDRKTLYRMMRNWKIELNVE
- a CDS encoding molybdopterin molybdotransferase MoeA, translating into MLSVQEAQNWILQAVNRMEPHTVHIADALRCVLAQDIVSPADVPPFDNSAMDGYAVRSVDTAKARSTSPVRLTIKATVRAGDRLSFGIEKGECSKIMTGAEIPDGTDSVVMIEDVEAKENQIFVRIPVPKGKHIRRKGEDIRRSEVVLKSGTLLRPPEIGVLASLGLAHISVVRRPVVALATTGDELVEIDEPLSPGKIRDSNRYSLRALIMETGCTPLELGIIPDKREEMENTFKEALQKSDLLMTTGGVSMGQYDLVRDVLSSIGKYEFWKVNMKPGKPLAFGTADGKPIFGLPGNPVSCMVCFELFARPALMKMRGEKKFFKEKLSATATCPIDKQKGRAEFKRGKVRREEDTLVVDVTGPQGSGILTSMVKANCLVYLPEEVGPISTGEKVSVIPL
- a CDS encoding HEAT repeat domain-containing protein; amino-acid sequence: MDGCHGIFNKRKMEQREKKLSEFSSAQVMSVLEKEYSRHGKFTSGEKPPHPSLEDALDAVSSNVRLAAVSELERRKEKKSLALLKSALSDWYVPVRAAAIKALEAMGDTSAKERFISDANCDSFRVRFEALRVLAQLKDASLRPVFAKAMQSEDARISTLASEAMFSLGERDGLRSLISKLANGNSEEKVEAAGFLATIEDPEAQRAVGDFLNSNDVPSSLKETVSSNLRRARKGKH
- a CDS encoding aminotransferase class V-fold PLP-dependent enzyme, which translates into the protein MGKKRKISCLSEYRNEFPHTESCIYFNHASRSPMPKRSLQAMYAFLEKSVKSGEEIDDEAFEVLAETRRDLAKLLGCSQSEIALLPNTGMGINLAAHGIHFKEGESVVLAVNEFPSNYYPWANLKSKGVQIQFAELERGCVTPQTIEAAIDDTTKAVSLSMVDYSRGYRPDLKAIGELCKRKKVTLVVDGMQSVGVMDFDVKDYEIDVLACGGGKWLMGPQGAGFAYISEKTQDWLKPAFTTWLSVMSSFDFENLLTRRFDPFPGARKFELGTYPYADYYALRESLKLILEIGIDEIWRSSSLSCQLLLDYLGTSRYEILSSTDDARRSSIVAFTCKDVDKLYNRLKEKNFILSKREGAIRVSFHFYNTEEEVRHLIDELTQNG
- a CDS encoding D-cysteine desulfhydrase family protein, producing MNYPPSISLALLPTRIEKLPRLAAELKEVELFLKRDDLTGCLNSGNKIRKLEFVLADALNQEADTLITCGGIQSNHSRATASVAARYGLQCILFLKGKETTSVEGNLLLDRLLGAQINVISEEEYIEIDHIMSSEAERLRSMGRKPYVIPEGASNWLGAMGYVRAAEEIRNQLDAARITVDFIVFACGSGGTHAGLLIGKKIFGLKARLLAVNVCQTPQHFIEKIYGICLEANSKLSLGLSFKKEEIEVVGGYVGDGYAKPYPQVIELINRVARTEGIVLDPVYTGKAMYGLLDLVSNGRIPRKSRVLFIHTGGIFSLFAYTEDLFPA
- a CDS encoding polyprenyl synthetase family protein; this encodes MPELESIYRPIENDLNKVESMLAVIARQIDSDLAEALSDALSPKGKRLRPALLILSSRLGSGRADVSRLAAAVELVHSAALLHDDLVDHAETRRGSVAASRRLGHSGALVLGNYLYSKAFELMPNSNGLRQQLSTATSMMCSGEAHELARRGDLRSGLGDYIQMAGKKTASLTSACCSIGAVSGCADSEVCCSLAAYGLLLGLAYQIRDDCLDLRCEKGTTGKSCYKDFAERNATLPLTVALPSMNEKEKRRASSMFKGREKMDTTWLVETLERYDGIQKSMALAEEFSRRAAMSLEAIPDSETKESLRLLTAYCVERNS
- a CDS encoding redox-sensing transcriptional repressor Rex — its product is MHKREQQVKISDPGVVRLAEYYRVVSNLRPSQRGYVSSRELGKITGHSAAQVRRDLSCFGSFGSPGVGYEVADLMRQLSRILGKDKDKKVLLVGVGHLGSALHGYNRLRIEGFHVVALFDNDKRKIGKKMASTVIRPMDHLREVAVKEGIDIGILTVPASSAQQVADQLIECGIKAILNFAPTTVSVPKNIMVENVDLSIKLDKLSYKIGCSL